One window of Lemur catta isolate mLemCat1 chromosome 3, mLemCat1.pri, whole genome shotgun sequence genomic DNA carries:
- the ZBTB48 gene encoding telomere zinc finger-associated protein: protein MDGSFVQHSVRVLQELNKQREKGQYCDATLDVGGLVFKAHWSVLACCSHFFQSLYGDGSGGSVVLPAGFAEIFGLLLDFFYTGHLALTSGNRDQVLLAARELRVPEAVELCQSFKPKTSMGQAPGSQSVLGKPACQEVNSHLKEPEGLEEEEVSRTLGLVSRDQEPRGSHSPQRTQLCPPAQSESPSFLRGKLKQALKPCSPEDKEPEDCKVPPRPFNAEGGQLQGGSNEWEVVVQVEDDGDGDYISEPEAVLTRRKSKVISKPCATEPALSAGSLAAEPTENRKGTAVPVECPTCHKKFLSKYYLKVHNRKHTGEKPFECPKCGKCYFRKENLLEHEARNCMNRSEQVFTCSVCQETFRRRMELRVHMVSHTGEMPYKCSSCSQQFMQKKDLQSHMIKLHGAPKPHACPTCAKCFLSRTELQLHEAFKHRGEKLFVCEECGHRASSRNGLQMHIKAKHRNERPHVCEFCSHAFTQKANLNMHLRTHTGEKPFQCHLCGKTFRTQASLDKHNRTHTGERPFSCEFCEQRFTEKGPLLRHVASRHQEGRPHFCQICGKTFKAVEQLRVHVRRHKGVRKFECTECGYKFTRQAHLRRHMEIHDRVENYNPRQRKLRNLVIEDEKMVVVALQPPAELEVGSAEVIVESLAQSGLASQLPSQRLCAEDSFTSPGVLEPSLIITAAVPEDCDT from the exons ATGGACGGCTCCTTCGTCCAGCACAGTGTGAGGGTTCTGCAGGAGCTCAACAAGCAGcgggagaagggccagtactgcgACGCTACCCTGGACGTGGGGGGCCTGGTATTCAAGGCACACTGGAGTGTCCTTGCCTGCTGCAGCCACTTCTTCCAGAGTCTCTACGGGGATGGTTCAGGGGGTAGTGTTGTCCTCCCTGCTGGCTTCGCTGAGATATTTGGCCTCTTGTTGGACTTTTTCTACACTGGTCACCTCGCCCTCACCTCGGGGAACCGGGATCAGGTGCTCCTGGCAGCCAGGGAGTTGCGAGTGCCTGAGGCTGTGGAGCTGTGCCAGAGCTTCAAGCCCAAAACCTCAATGGGACAGGCACCAGGTAGCCAGAGTGTGCTGGGGAAACCTGCTTGCCAGGAGGTGAACAGCCACCTCAAAGAGCCAGAAGGcttggaggaagaggaagttTCCAGGACTCTGGGTCTAGTCTCCAGGGATCAGGAGCCCAGAGGCAGTCACAGCCCCCAGAGGACCCAGCTCTGTCCCCCTGCTCAGAGTGAGAGTCCCTCCTTCCTTCGTGGGAAACTCAAACAGGCTCTGAAGCCTTGCTCCCCAGAGGACAAGGAGCCTGAGGACTGCAAAGTGCCCCCAAGGCCCTTCAATGCTGAAGGGGGGCAGCTGCAGGGCGGGAGTAATGAG TGGGAAGTGGTGGTTCAAGTGGAGGACGACGGGGATGGCGATTACATTTCTGAGCCTGAGGCTGTGCTGACCAGGAGGAAGTCAAAAGTAATCAGCAAGCCCTGTGCTACTGAGCCAGCCCTGAGCGCAGGTTCCCTAGCAGCTGAGCCCACTGAGAACAGAAAAGGTACAGCGGTGCCGGTTGAATGCCCCACATGTCATAAAAAGTTCCTCAGCAAATATTATCTTAAAGTTCACAACAG GAAacacactggggagaaaccctTTGAGTGTCCCAAATGTGGGAAGTGTTACTTTCGGAAGGAGAACCTCCTGGAGCATGAAGCCCGGAATTGCATGAACCGCTCCGAACAG GTCTTCACATGCTCCGTGTGCCAGGAGACGTTCCGTCGGAGGATGGAGCTGCGGGTGCACATGGTCTCCCACACGGGGGAGATGCCCTACAAG TGTTCCTCCTGCTCCCAGCAGTTCATGCAGAAGAAGGACTTGCAGAGCCACATGATCAAGCTACACGGAGCCCCCAAGCCCCATGCA TGCCCCACCTGTGCCAAGTGCTTTCTGTCCCGTACGGAGCTGCAGCTGCACGAGGCGTTCAAGCACCGTGGGGAGAAGCTGTTTGTGTGCGAGGAGTGTGGGCACCGGGCCTCGAGCCGCAATGGCCTGCAGATGCACATCAAAGCCAAGCACAG GAATGAGAGGCCACATGTCTGCGAGTTCTGCAGCCACGCCTTCACCCAGAAGGCCAATCTCAACATGCACCTGCGCACGcacacgggcgagaagccctTCCAGTGCCACCTCTGTGGCAAGACCTTCCGCACCCAAG CCAGCCTGGACAAGCACAACCGCACTCACACGGGTGAGAGGCCCTTCAGTTGCGAGTTCTGCGAGCAGCGCTTCACAGAGAAGGGGCCCCTGCTGAGGCACGTGGCCAGCCGTCACCAGGAGGGCCGGCCCCACTTCTGCCAGATCTGTGGCAAGACCTTCAAAG CTGTGGAGCAGTTGCGCGTGCACGTCAGACGGCACAAGGGCGTGAGGAAATTCGAGTGCACGGAGTGCGGCTACAAGTTCACGCGGCAG GCCCACTTGCGGAGACACATGGAGATCCACGATCGGGTGGAGAACTACAACCCACGGCAGCGCAAGCTCCGAAACCTGGTCATTGAGGACGagaagatggtggtggtggcgCTTCAGCCACCTGCAGAGCTGGAGGTGGGCTCGGCTGAGGTCATTGTGGAGTCTCTGGCCCAGAGTGGCCTGgcctcccagctccccagccagagacTGTGTGCGGAGGACAGCTTCACTAGCCCGGGCGTCCTGGAGCCCTCGCTCATCATCACGGCTGCCGTCCCTGAGGACTGTGACACGTAG
- the TAS1R1 gene encoding taste receptor type 1 member 1 isoform X1 has translation MLLQTAHLVGLQLCISCCWAYSCHNTESSPDFSLPGDYLLAGLFPLHAECLQVQRRPEVTLCDRPGSFNGHGYHHFQTMRFAIEEINNSTALLPNVTLGYELYDVCSESANVYATLRVLSVPGTHHIEIQGNFLDYVPKVVAVIGPEDSNRVATTAALLSPYLVPVISYSASSMTLGMKRKYPSFLRTVPSDKHQVETMLRLLKKFGWVWISLIGSEGDYGEPAVQALNDKATKQGICIAFKDLVPFSARVGDEKMQSIMRHLAQARTTVVVVFSNRESARVFFESVVLANLTGKVWIASEAWAISRHITGVPGIQGIGTVLGVAIQQRFVPGLEEYEEAYAWVDKRAPRPCTNGSWCSSNQLCRECQAFTPHSMPRLAAFSMSSAYNTYRAVYTVAHGLHQLLGCTSGACSRGRVRPWQLLEQIPKVNFLLHEDTVTFNDNGSSFSGYSIIAWDWSGPNWTFTFVGSFTWSPVQLDINESKIQWHQKDNQVPKSVCSSDCLEGHQHVVVGFQHCCFECVPCEAGTFLNKSDLYSCQPCGKEEWAPEGSQTCFPRTVVCLTWHEPISWVLLAANSLLLLLLVGTAGLFAWHLDTPVVRSAGGQLCFLMLGSLAAGSCSLYGFFGEPTLPTCLLRQALFALGFAIFLSCLTVRSFQLVIIFKFSTKLPMFQRAWVQNHGAGLFVLISSMTQLLICLTWLAVWTPLPTREYRRFPQLVMLECTEFNSLGFVLAFAYNGLLSVSAFACSYLGKDLPENYNEAKSVTFCLLLNFVSWIAFFTVASVYQGKYLPAVNMLAALSSLSSGFSGYFLPKCYVILCRPDLNSTEHFQASIQDYTRRRGFTRPVGSCGAERGGQDCKPSVA, from the exons ATGTTGCTCCAGACAGCTCACCTGGTTGGCCTGCAACTTTGCATTTCCTGCTGCTGGGCTTACAGCTGCCACAACACCGAGTCCTCTCCCGACTTCAGCCTCCCTGGGGATTACCTCCTTGCAGGCCTGTTCCCTCTCCATGCTGAATGTCTGCAGGTGCAACGCAGACCTGAGGTGACCCTGTGTGACAG GCCCGGCAGCTTCAATGGCCACGGCTACCACCACTTCCAGACCATGCGGTTTGCCATTGAGGAGATAAACAACTCCACGGCCCTGCTGCCCAATGTCACCCTAGGGTATGAGCTGTACGACGTGTGCTCGGAGTCTGCCAATGTGTATGCCACGCTGAGAGTGCTCTCTGTGCCAGGGACACACCACATAGAGATCCAGGGAAACTTTCTCGACTATGTGCCCAAGGTTGTGGCGGTGATTGGGCCTGAAGACTCCAACCGTGTTGCCACCACTGCTGCCCTGCTGAGCCCTTACCTTGTGCCCGTG atCAGCTACTCGGCCAGCAGCATGACACTTGGCATGAAGCGGAAATATCCCTCTTTTCTGCGCACCGTCCCCAGTGACAAGCACCAGGTGGAGACCATGCTGCGGCTGTTGAAAAAGTTCGGGTGGGTCTGGATCTCACTGATCGGCAGTGAAGGTGACTACGGGGAGCCGGCAGTGCAGGCACTGAACGACAAGGCCACCAAGCAGGGCATCTGCATTGCCTTCAAGGACTTGGTGCCCTTCTCTGCCCGGGTGGGTGATGAGAAGATGCAGAGCATCATGCGCCACCTGGCCCAGGCCAGGACCACTGTTGTGGTTGTCTTCTCCAACCGGGAGTCAGCCAGGGTGTTCTTCGAGTCTGTGGTGCTGGCCAACCTGACCGGCAAGGTGTGGATCGCCTCAGAAGCCTGGGCCATCTCCAGACACATCACTGGGGTTCCTGGGATCCAGGGCATCGGGACGGTGCTGGGTGTGGCCATCCAGCAGAGGTTTGTCCCTGGCCTGGAGGAGTATGAAGAGGCCTATGCCTGGGTGGACAAGAGGGCTCCCAGGCCTTGCACCAATGGCTCCTGGTGCAGCAGCAATCAGCTCTGCAGAGAGTGCCAAGCTTTCACGCCACACTCGATGCCCAGGCTCGCAGCCTTCTCCATGAGTTCTGCCTACAACACATATCGGGCAGTGTACACTGTGGCCCATGGCCTCCACCAGCTCCTGGGCTGCACCTCTGGAGCCTGTTCCAGGGGCCGAGTCCGCCCTTGGCAG CTTCTGGAGCAGATCCCCAAGGTGAATTTCCTTCTACATGAGGACACTGTGACATTTAATGACAATGGGAGCTCCTTCAGTGGCTATTCCATAATTGCCTGGGACTGGAGTGGGCCCAACTGGACCTTCACGTTCGTCGGCTCCTTCACATGGTCTCCAGTTCAGCTGGACATAAATGAGAGCAAAATTCAGTGGCACCAGAAGGACAACCAG GTGCCTAAGTCTGTGTGCTCCAGCGACTGTCTTGAAGGGCACCAGCATGTGGTTGTGGGTTTCCAGCACTGTTGCTTTGAGTGTGTTCCCTGCGAGGCTGGGACCTTCCTCAACAAGAGTG ACCTCTACAGCTGCCAGCCTTGTGGGAAAGAAGAGTGGGCACCTGAGGGAAGCCAGACCTGCTTCCCACGCACCGTGGTGTGTTTGACTTGGCATGAGCCTATCTCTTGGGTGTTGCTGGCAGCTAATTCgctattgctgctgctgctcgTTGGGACTGCTGGCCTGTTTGCCTGGCACCTAGACACCCCTGTGGTGAGGTCAGCTGGGGGCCAGCTGTGCTTCCTCATGCTGGGCTCCCTGGCAGCAGGTAGCTGCAGCCTCTATGGCTTCTTTGGGGAGCCCACGCTGCCCACATGCTTGCTGCGCCAGGCCCTCTTTGCCCTTGGTTTTGCCATCTTCCTGTCCTGCCTGACAGTTCGCTCCTTCCAACTGGTCATCATCTTCAAGTTTTCCACCAAGCTACCCATGTTCCAACGTGCCTGGGTCCAAAACCATGGTGCTGGCCTGTTTGTGCTGATCAGCTCAATGACGCAGCTGCTTATCTGTCTAACTTGGCTTGCGGTGTGGACCCCACTGCCCACCAGAGAATACCGGCGCTTCCCCCAGCTGGTGATGCTTGAGTGCACAGAGTTCAACTCACTGGGCTTCGTGCTGGCCTTCGCCTACAATGGCCTCCTCTCGGTCAGCGCCTTTGCCTGCAGCTACCTGGGGAAGGACCTGCCAGAGAACTATAACGAGGCCAAAAGTGTCACCTTCTGCCTGCTCCTCAACTTCGTGTCCTGGATCGCCTTCTTCACCGTGGCCAGCGTCTATCAGGGCAAGTACCTGCCCGCTGTCAATATGCTGGCCGCGCTAAGCAGCCTGAGCAGCGGCTTCAGTGGCTATTTCCTCCCCAAGTGCTATGTGATCCTCTGCCGCCCAGACCTCAACAGCACAGAGCACTTCCAGGCCTCCATCCAGGACTACACGAGGCGTCGCGGCTTCACCCGACCAGTGGGGTCCTGCGGGGCCGAGCGGGGCGGGCAGGACTGTAAGCCTTCCGTGGCCTGA
- the TAS1R1 gene encoding taste receptor type 1 member 1 isoform X2: MLLQTAHLVGLQLCISCCWAYSCHNTESSPDFSLPGDYLLAGLFPLHAECLQVQRRPEVTLCDRPGSFNGHGYHHFQTMRFAIEEINNSTALLPNVTLGYELYDVCSESANVYATLRVLSVPGTHHIEIQGNFLDYVPKVVAVIGPEDSNRVATTAALLSPYLVPVLLEQIPKVNFLLHEDTVTFNDNGSSFSGYSIIAWDWSGPNWTFTFVGSFTWSPVQLDINESKIQWHQKDNQVPKSVCSSDCLEGHQHVVVGFQHCCFECVPCEAGTFLNKSDLYSCQPCGKEEWAPEGSQTCFPRTVVCLTWHEPISWVLLAANSLLLLLLVGTAGLFAWHLDTPVVRSAGGQLCFLMLGSLAAGSCSLYGFFGEPTLPTCLLRQALFALGFAIFLSCLTVRSFQLVIIFKFSTKLPMFQRAWVQNHGAGLFVLISSMTQLLICLTWLAVWTPLPTREYRRFPQLVMLECTEFNSLGFVLAFAYNGLLSVSAFACSYLGKDLPENYNEAKSVTFCLLLNFVSWIAFFTVASVYQGKYLPAVNMLAALSSLSSGFSGYFLPKCYVILCRPDLNSTEHFQASIQDYTRRRGFTRPVGSCGAERGGQDCKPSVA, from the exons ATGTTGCTCCAGACAGCTCACCTGGTTGGCCTGCAACTTTGCATTTCCTGCTGCTGGGCTTACAGCTGCCACAACACCGAGTCCTCTCCCGACTTCAGCCTCCCTGGGGATTACCTCCTTGCAGGCCTGTTCCCTCTCCATGCTGAATGTCTGCAGGTGCAACGCAGACCTGAGGTGACCCTGTGTGACAG GCCCGGCAGCTTCAATGGCCACGGCTACCACCACTTCCAGACCATGCGGTTTGCCATTGAGGAGATAAACAACTCCACGGCCCTGCTGCCCAATGTCACCCTAGGGTATGAGCTGTACGACGTGTGCTCGGAGTCTGCCAATGTGTATGCCACGCTGAGAGTGCTCTCTGTGCCAGGGACACACCACATAGAGATCCAGGGAAACTTTCTCGACTATGTGCCCAAGGTTGTGGCGGTGATTGGGCCTGAAGACTCCAACCGTGTTGCCACCACTGCTGCCCTGCTGAGCCCTTACCTTGTGCCCGTG CTTCTGGAGCAGATCCCCAAGGTGAATTTCCTTCTACATGAGGACACTGTGACATTTAATGACAATGGGAGCTCCTTCAGTGGCTATTCCATAATTGCCTGGGACTGGAGTGGGCCCAACTGGACCTTCACGTTCGTCGGCTCCTTCACATGGTCTCCAGTTCAGCTGGACATAAATGAGAGCAAAATTCAGTGGCACCAGAAGGACAACCAG GTGCCTAAGTCTGTGTGCTCCAGCGACTGTCTTGAAGGGCACCAGCATGTGGTTGTGGGTTTCCAGCACTGTTGCTTTGAGTGTGTTCCCTGCGAGGCTGGGACCTTCCTCAACAAGAGTG ACCTCTACAGCTGCCAGCCTTGTGGGAAAGAAGAGTGGGCACCTGAGGGAAGCCAGACCTGCTTCCCACGCACCGTGGTGTGTTTGACTTGGCATGAGCCTATCTCTTGGGTGTTGCTGGCAGCTAATTCgctattgctgctgctgctcgTTGGGACTGCTGGCCTGTTTGCCTGGCACCTAGACACCCCTGTGGTGAGGTCAGCTGGGGGCCAGCTGTGCTTCCTCATGCTGGGCTCCCTGGCAGCAGGTAGCTGCAGCCTCTATGGCTTCTTTGGGGAGCCCACGCTGCCCACATGCTTGCTGCGCCAGGCCCTCTTTGCCCTTGGTTTTGCCATCTTCCTGTCCTGCCTGACAGTTCGCTCCTTCCAACTGGTCATCATCTTCAAGTTTTCCACCAAGCTACCCATGTTCCAACGTGCCTGGGTCCAAAACCATGGTGCTGGCCTGTTTGTGCTGATCAGCTCAATGACGCAGCTGCTTATCTGTCTAACTTGGCTTGCGGTGTGGACCCCACTGCCCACCAGAGAATACCGGCGCTTCCCCCAGCTGGTGATGCTTGAGTGCACAGAGTTCAACTCACTGGGCTTCGTGCTGGCCTTCGCCTACAATGGCCTCCTCTCGGTCAGCGCCTTTGCCTGCAGCTACCTGGGGAAGGACCTGCCAGAGAACTATAACGAGGCCAAAAGTGTCACCTTCTGCCTGCTCCTCAACTTCGTGTCCTGGATCGCCTTCTTCACCGTGGCCAGCGTCTATCAGGGCAAGTACCTGCCCGCTGTCAATATGCTGGCCGCGCTAAGCAGCCTGAGCAGCGGCTTCAGTGGCTATTTCCTCCCCAAGTGCTATGTGATCCTCTGCCGCCCAGACCTCAACAGCACAGAGCACTTCCAGGCCTCCATCCAGGACTACACGAGGCGTCGCGGCTTCACCCGACCAGTGGGGTCCTGCGGGGCCGAGCGGGGCGGGCAGGACTGTAAGCCTTCCGTGGCCTGA
- the NOL9 gene encoding polynucleotide 5'-hydroxyl-kinase NOL9, translating to MADSLQQHKRGPCRSTWLRARKARPQLVLSRRPRRRLKHLRWCARRRLRRRLLQAQAAGADWRDVACQVSHTDEARRPKTAAPNPPPSATPTPVAAPSRPCSALLPIPPVRPVGPGRALLLLPVQQGFTFSGICRVTCLYGQVQVFGFNISQGQPAQDVFSTYTHSHLTINAVRYSMPEKSKKEIKREARTLLKSHLNLDDRCWSMQNFSPLCSIVLLEHLKTSTVKFITSYPGLSYIFTQESPTFQINTEGLALKSVGIKREKKKKGLLLSKSALSTLEELVNVSCEEVDGCPIILVCGSQDVGKSTFNRYLINQLLNSVSCVDYLECDLGQTEFTPPGCISLLNVTEPILGPPFSHQRTPQKMVYYGKTSCKNDYENYIEIIKYVFSSYKRESPLIINTMGWVLDEGLLLLIDLIRLLSPSHVVQFSSAHSKYMPTLTPGYVDDKDGLYTKSKSKIRNQGFKLAEFAENLEFADEEKESLVVFTGHKLMRVHSEFAFRITPRNRELHNKILRDLAVLGYLGQLQPPVPKPLSPLHGLTPYQVPFNAVALRITHSDVAPTHILYAVNASWVGLCKILDDVRGYTNGPILLAQTPICDCLGFGICRGIDMEKRLYHILTPVPPEELRTVNCLLVGAVSIPHCVFKNQRGLEGTIPYITTDYNFKLPGASEKVGAREPEERRRGKLHPKSKLYRK from the exons ATGGCGGACTCGCTGCAGCAGCACAAACGGGGTCCCTGCCGCTCCACATGGCTACGGGCCCGCAAGGCCCGGCCCCAGCTCGTCCTCAGCCGTAGGCCCCGCCGCCGGCTCAAGCACCTACGCTGGTGCGCCCGGCGGCGCCTGCGGCGGCGGCTGTTGCAAGCCCAGGCGGCTGGCGCGGACTGGAGAGATGTCGCTTGCCAGGTGTCGCACACGGATGAAGCCCGGAGGCCCAAGACCGCGGCCCCTAACCCACCCCCCAGCGCGACCCCGACCCCGGTCGCGGCCCCCTCCCGGCCTTGCTCTGCgcttctccccatccctcccGTGCGGCCGGTGGGCCCGGGCCGCGCGTTGCTTCTGCTGCCAGTCCAGCAG GGTTTCACTTTTAGTGGGATCTGCCGTGTGACTTGCCTCTATGGCCAGGTGCAGGTGTTTGGTTTTAACATCAGCCAAGGCCAACCTGCCCAAGATGTCTTCTCTACCTATACCCACTCCCACCTGACTATCAATGCAGTTCGTTACTCGATGCCTGAGAAAAGCAAGAAGGAGATCAAAAGGGAAGCCCGGACTTTGCTCAAATCTCACCTTAACCTGG atgACAGATGTTGGTCGATGcagaatttttctcctttgtgttctATTGTGTTGCTAGAACATCTGAAAACTTCCACTGTAAAGTTCATAACCAGCTATCCAGGTTTATCCTACATTTTTACACAAGAG AGTCCAACTTTCCAGATTAATACTGAAGGTTTAGCCTTGAAGTCTGTTGGCatcaaaagagagaagaaaaaaaaaggccttcTTTTATCAAAGAGTGCCCTTTCCACACTGGAAGAGTTAGTCAATGTTTCTTGTG AAGAAGTAGATGGCTGCCCTATCATTCTAGTTTGTGGATCTCAGGATGTTGGAAAGTCAACATTTAATAGATACCTGATCAACCAGTTGTTAAATAG TGTTTCCTGTGTTGACTATTTGGAATGTGATCTGGGACAGACAGAATTTACTCCTCCTGGTTGTATTTCTTTACTTAATGTTACAGAACCAATTCTgg GACCACCTTTCTCCCACCAGAGGACACCGCAGAAGATGGTGTATTATGGGAAAACTTCTTGTAAAAACGACTATGAAAATTACATTGAGATAATAAAATATGTGTTCAGCTCTTACAAGAGAGAGTCTCCTCTCATCATCAACACAATGGGCTGGGTGTTAG ATGAAGGGCTTTTGCTTCTCATTGATCTGATCCGATTGCTGTCTCCCAGCCACGTCGTTCAGTTCAGTTCTGCCCACAGTAAATACATGCCAACCCTCACCCCGGGCTATGTAGATGACAAGGATGGCTTGTACACAAAAAGCAAGTCCAAGATAAGAAATCAAGGCTTCAAACTTGCAGAATTTGCAGAGAATTTGGAATTTGCTGATGAAGAAAAAGAGAGTCTGGTTGTGTTTACTGGACATAAACTAATGCGCGTTCATTCGGAGTTTGCATTCAGAATAACTCCAAGAAATAG AGAATTACATAACAAAATTCTTCGAGATCTGGCTGTGCTAGGTTACCTTGGCCAGCTGCAGCCCCCGGTGCCAAAGCCACTCAGTCCTTTACATGGTCTGACACCCTATCAG GTCCCCTTCAATGCAGTCGCACTCAGGATTACCCACTCCGACGTCGCCCCTACCCACATCCTGTACGCTGTCAATGCCAGCTGGGTTGGACTTTGCAAGATCCTGGATGACGTCAGAGGGTACACAAATGGGCCGATCCTGCTTGCCCAGACTCCTATCTGTGACTGTTTGGGATTTG GCATCTGTAGGGGCATTGACATGGAGAAGCGGCTGTACCACATCCTCACCCCTGTGCCCCCAGAAGAGCTAAGAACTGTGAATTGTCTGCTTGTTGGAGCTGTTTCCATTCCACACTGTGTCTTCAAGAACCAG CGTGGGCTCGAAGGGACGATACCTTACATCACAACAGATTACAATTTTAAACTTCCTGGAGCGTCAGAGAAGGTTGGAGCAAGAGAACCTGAGGAAAGACGTAGAGGGAAACTACACCCAAAATCTAAGCTCTATCGAAAATGA